The following proteins come from a genomic window of Denitromonas sp.:
- a CDS encoding DEAD/DEAH box helicase translates to MFDPVTIELISAAPPLKSLNLEELPRRFTNAFAEIVAARVRLRGAADTEERSEVLVELLDQMRRLAATQELLVATAPERADRAAAAFVAGTAHQLCLMAEVVSEDDEKRAPFIDAIRAAPEICSTLLFLIADSQSDAAEMAKRLVPEAEDRSAEARLIKAIGDLAAGRLGAIADSETDRDYGRLVDRSGPGRAVDALLRRLHAGVIQLARELLTQPKDDPEALDTSRAQEIFAEVIDLCIAPIEGVFDADGPSAVSVFPGPLHVAKLLLATSGDLAAASLCRVRAPSGVDEKQWWNFVRRAASKRPYLWRNHRAALDEGYLAKGVSAAVSFPTGGGKSTLAELKIGASLLSGGKAVVLAPTLALVDQTAFALQNAFREVRVFGDLDEEITFSDVVELPEIIVTTPERCLMLQSLQPEAFRDVGLVMFDECHLLHPREADRSRRSIDSMLCVLNLTHSAPDADLLLISAMMQNAEEIAGWVAELTGRPCLALDLAWKPTRQARGCVAYSADRIAELEDLLRTEQVVATTKGVPTKLKSKLDAQPFAFFCLRQTWATRKRSDYALMALLDEPVAFATGTNKRTKDWYLTPNGNKVAGTIAAAAAEDGLKTLTFVQSTVAAESTARYFRELLPTRRVPLTDEERMWRKLVEEELGGPQHCYLKLDAKGRVVGGAASHHAQLIKHERLLHESLFKRRDGINALFATSTLAQGMNLPSDIVLIAGDSRWDVEGDKMKQLDAHELLNAAGRAGRAGEGGQGFVLVVPSKIINIDDEKNNIASHWMTLQGIFSQSDQCLKIDDPLTALLDRIHSGLYEGNEEYLLARLPIGDGEAPDVPAESMIRRSFAAYRKRQVDKAAWIESRITSALTRRAELAPKEELTWLERVAASSGLPYEIVASLTSLVETGAFAGNSSDCLQTLFGWIEKRPEWLLQLIRPNDIEGLFGADYRALEGDRKKAKKALPVIKALLDAWMAGKPLCDLERAIGTAEKDIKTCETARHFAVRLAADLAFVAGLPARVLAAKALAAGEEPIIPIALLTLSGVVRKGCASPELLANAVHLKDRSRPAARAAFAKIQPHIQPGSEYESFDDVLARVRHAHTLALFDEL, encoded by the coding sequence ATGTTTGATCCCGTCACGATCGAACTGATCAGCGCGGCGCCGCCGCTCAAGTCGCTTAATCTTGAGGAACTGCCCCGCCGCTTCACCAACGCGTTCGCCGAGATCGTCGCCGCGCGTGTTCGGTTGCGAGGCGCCGCCGATACGGAGGAACGGAGCGAAGTCTTGGTCGAACTCCTCGATCAAATGCGACGCCTGGCGGCCACGCAGGAACTGCTGGTTGCCACCGCTCCCGAGCGCGCCGACCGGGCGGCCGCGGCGTTTGTCGCTGGAACCGCGCACCAACTCTGCCTGATGGCCGAGGTTGTTTCAGAGGACGACGAGAAGCGCGCGCCTTTCATCGACGCCATCCGCGCGGCGCCTGAGATCTGCAGCACCCTGCTGTTCCTGATCGCGGATTCGCAAAGCGATGCAGCCGAGATGGCAAAGCGCTTGGTCCCCGAGGCGGAAGATCGTTCGGCTGAAGCACGGCTGATCAAGGCCATTGGCGATCTTGCTGCCGGTCGGCTTGGAGCGATCGCCGACAGCGAGACGGACCGGGACTATGGCCGCCTGGTCGATCGAAGCGGGCCGGGCCGAGCGGTGGACGCCTTGCTGAGGCGGCTGCACGCAGGCGTGATCCAACTCGCGCGAGAGCTGCTCACCCAGCCGAAGGACGATCCCGAAGCGCTCGATACTTCCCGGGCGCAGGAGATCTTCGCCGAAGTCATAGATCTGTGCATCGCGCCCATCGAAGGCGTCTTCGATGCTGATGGACCGAGCGCCGTCAGCGTTTTTCCAGGGCCACTTCACGTCGCAAAGCTGCTGCTCGCCACGTCGGGAGATCTGGCCGCCGCTAGCCTGTGCCGCGTGCGCGCGCCTTCGGGCGTCGACGAGAAGCAATGGTGGAACTTCGTTCGTCGAGCCGCCAGCAAGCGTCCTTATTTGTGGCGCAATCATCGCGCGGCGCTCGATGAGGGGTATCTCGCGAAGGGTGTGTCCGCAGCGGTCAGCTTCCCGACCGGAGGTGGAAAGTCCACGCTCGCCGAACTCAAGATCGGCGCCTCTCTCCTTAGTGGCGGCAAGGCTGTCGTGCTCGCGCCGACCTTGGCGCTGGTCGATCAGACGGCGTTCGCGCTCCAGAATGCGTTCAGGGAAGTCCGTGTCTTCGGTGATCTCGACGAGGAGATCACCTTCTCTGACGTGGTTGAGCTGCCGGAGATCATCGTTACCACACCCGAGCGATGCCTCATGCTGCAATCCTTGCAGCCGGAAGCGTTCAGGGATGTCGGGCTGGTAATGTTCGACGAATGCCACCTTCTGCACCCGAGGGAGGCGGACCGGAGTCGTCGCAGCATCGATTCGATGCTGTGCGTCCTCAACCTCACGCACTCGGCACCTGACGCCGACCTCCTACTGATATCGGCGATGATGCAGAACGCGGAGGAAATCGCGGGATGGGTTGCCGAACTGACGGGCCGCCCCTGCTTGGCGCTCGACCTAGCGTGGAAGCCAACCCGGCAAGCGCGCGGATGCGTCGCGTATAGTGCTGATCGGATCGCTGAGCTCGAGGACCTGCTTCGCACCGAGCAGGTCGTTGCCACCACGAAGGGCGTCCCGACAAAGCTGAAGTCGAAACTCGATGCGCAGCCGTTCGCCTTCTTCTGCCTTCGGCAGACCTGGGCGACTCGCAAGCGTAGCGACTATGCGCTGATGGCTTTGCTCGACGAGCCGGTTGCGTTCGCGACGGGCACGAACAAGCGGACGAAGGATTGGTACCTAACGCCAAACGGCAACAAAGTCGCTGGCACGATCGCAGCCGCGGCCGCCGAAGACGGCTTGAAAACGCTGACTTTCGTGCAGAGCACCGTTGCCGCCGAGTCCACCGCCCGGTACTTTCGGGAACTGCTGCCTACGCGCCGGGTTCCGCTCACCGATGAGGAGCGAATGTGGCGCAAGCTCGTGGAGGAAGAGCTCGGCGGCCCGCAACATTGCTACCTGAAGCTCGACGCCAAAGGCCGAGTCGTGGGCGGCGCCGCCAGTCACCACGCGCAGCTTATCAAGCATGAGCGTCTCTTGCATGAGTCGCTGTTCAAGCGGCGCGACGGCATCAATGCGCTCTTCGCCACTTCGACACTCGCGCAAGGGATGAACCTTCCGAGCGATATCGTCCTAATTGCGGGCGATAGCCGATGGGACGTCGAAGGCGACAAGATGAAGCAACTCGATGCCCATGAGCTTCTCAACGCCGCGGGGAGGGCGGGCCGGGCAGGTGAGGGCGGCCAAGGCTTCGTGCTCGTCGTACCGAGCAAGATCATCAATATCGACGACGAGAAGAACAACATCGCCAGTCACTGGATGACCCTGCAGGGAATTTTCTCGCAATCGGATCAGTGCCTGAAGATCGACGATCCGCTAACAGCTTTGCTCGACCGCATCCACTCGGGGCTGTACGAAGGCAACGAGGAGTACCTCCTCGCTCGACTGCCCATCGGCGACGGGGAGGCACCTGACGTGCCGGCAGAGTCGATGATCCGCAGATCCTTCGCCGCATACCGCAAGCGCCAGGTGGACAAGGCTGCGTGGATCGAAAGCCGCATCACGTCAGCGCTGACGCGGCGTGCCGAACTCGCTCCGAAGGAGGAGCTTACGTGGCTGGAACGTGTCGCTGCGTCGTCTGGCCTCCCGTACGAGATCGTGGCGAGCCTGACATCGCTCGTGGAGACTGGCGCATTTGCTGGAAATTCTTCCGATTGCTTGCAGACACTGTTCGGCTGGATTGAGAAGCGCCCCGAATGGCTGCTCCAACTGATCAGGCCTAACGACATTGAAGGGCTGTTCGGGGCCGACTACCGCGCTCTCGAAGGCGACAGGAAGAAGGCGAAGAAGGCCCTCCCGGTAATCAAAGCGCTTCTCGATGCGTGGATGGCGGGCAAGCCGCTCTGCGATCTTGAGCGCGCTATCGGGACTGCGGAGAAGGACATCAAGACCTGCGAGACGGCGCGTCATTTCGCTGTGCGCTTGGCAGCGGACCTCGCTTTCGTGGCTGGCCTCCCTGCTCGGGTCTTGGCGGCCAAGGCGCTCGCCGCCGGTGAAGAGCCCATTATCCCGATCGCGCTCCTTACCTTGAGCGGCGTCGTTCGGAAGGGATGCGCCAGTCCCGAGCTTCTCGCGAACGCAGTTCATCTCAAGGACCGCTCGCGCCCTGCGGCTCGAGCCGCGTTCGCGAAGATCCAGCCTCACATCCAGCCAGGGAGCGAGTACGAAAGCTTCGACGACGTGCTGGCACGAGTGCGTCACGCGCATACTCTGGCGTTATTCGACGAGCTTTAA
- a CDS encoding ATP-binding protein has product MQIQVRINEEGALRNQRYAFTDRFTLVSELLQNARRAGATRIEIDYDVAAQVLRVQDDGCGLDDFQKLLSFHESGWDAATAAEERPFGVGFSKCLYAATRCIVASNHRRVDIDTAAALAKASIDVEAIAETVAGTRIELHGVDLPDLGNRIETLCVGFPVPVLFNGKPLVRRFALANLATMPSPMGAVHLAGTRDGKNSYETMVFLQGFCVMKPTYCLLDKVNVVHLDSRQFTARLPDRDKLIDEDVQSKRIDAELKACWRRTLEVAKMQLPPDRFVEIYYAAMRGSGQVDMLNDLEVLPAELFDDIVGYPIQDDNRDYVRQVAVAPTRQAIESGAVQLVSLNWMSDDNAARWMLARAKGYLVFDWIGLHLDHWAQRHVRFLEEEAVRVEPVAEQLRVQLEGRWVWPTVILCEAVRIRVGHDVVEIADHGVCHEDVLYIPAGETSGEPVRQVSSFMDENDQFQGSDLDADRDALADLIRRLRSVDPVQTLDSLLQELRLGKYPLLHGKAFQVSVGVGSAPGHSVALLAEAPGMGGRHAGS; this is encoded by the coding sequence ATGCAGATACAGGTTCGAATCAACGAGGAAGGCGCGCTGCGCAACCAGCGCTACGCTTTCACCGATCGCTTCACGCTCGTCTCCGAGCTGTTGCAGAACGCCCGCCGCGCCGGCGCGACGCGGATCGAGATCGATTACGACGTCGCCGCCCAAGTGCTGCGGGTGCAGGACGATGGCTGTGGCCTGGACGACTTCCAGAAGCTCCTGAGCTTCCACGAGTCGGGCTGGGATGCGGCCACCGCCGCCGAAGAGCGCCCGTTCGGGGTGGGATTCTCGAAGTGCCTCTATGCCGCCACGCGCTGCATCGTCGCCTCGAACCACCGCCGGGTCGATATCGATACCGCTGCGGCACTGGCCAAGGCGTCGATCGACGTGGAAGCCATCGCGGAGACCGTTGCCGGCACGCGGATCGAGCTGCACGGCGTCGACCTGCCCGACCTAGGCAACCGCATCGAAACCTTGTGCGTGGGTTTTCCGGTGCCGGTGCTGTTCAACGGCAAGCCGCTCGTGCGGCGTTTTGCGCTGGCGAATCTCGCGACGATGCCGAGCCCGATGGGCGCGGTCCACCTCGCCGGCACGCGCGACGGCAAGAACAGCTACGAGACGATGGTGTTCCTGCAGGGCTTCTGCGTCATGAAGCCGACCTACTGCCTGCTCGACAAGGTGAATGTCGTGCACCTGGACTCGCGCCAGTTCACCGCGCGCCTGCCGGATCGAGACAAGCTGATCGACGAAGACGTACAGAGCAAACGCATCGATGCCGAGCTGAAAGCCTGCTGGCGCCGGACCCTGGAGGTGGCCAAGATGCAGTTGCCGCCCGACCGCTTCGTCGAGATCTACTACGCAGCGATGCGGGGCTCGGGGCAAGTGGATATGTTGAACGACCTCGAGGTGCTGCCAGCCGAGTTGTTTGACGACATCGTCGGCTACCCGATCCAGGACGACAACCGCGACTATGTCCGGCAAGTGGCCGTGGCCCCCACCCGCCAAGCCATCGAAAGCGGCGCGGTGCAACTGGTTTCGCTCAACTGGATGAGCGACGACAACGCGGCGCGCTGGATGCTGGCCCGGGCCAAGGGCTATCTGGTCTTCGACTGGATCGGCCTGCATCTCGACCACTGGGCCCAGCGCCATGTGCGCTTCCTGGAGGAAGAAGCGGTACGGGTCGAGCCGGTGGCCGAACAGCTGCGCGTGCAGTTGGAAGGGCGCTGGGTATGGCCCACCGTGATCCTGTGCGAGGCCGTGCGCATCCGCGTCGGCCACGACGTCGTCGAGATTGCCGATCACGGCGTCTGCCACGAGGATGTCTTGTACATCCCGGCCGGCGAGACGTCTGGAGAGCCGGTGCGTCAGGTCTCGTCCTTCATGGACGAAAACGACCAGTTTCAGGGGTCGGACCTGGACGCCGACCGCGACGCGTTGGCGGACCTCATCCGTCGTCTACGTTCGGTCGATCCGGTGCAGACGCTCGACTCGCTGTTGCAGGAACTGCGGCTGGGGAAGTATCCCCTGCTCCACGGCAAGGCCTTCCAGGTCTCCGTGGGGGTGGGCTCAGCGCCCGGCCATTCGGTGGCCTTGCTCGCCGAAGCACCCGGGATGGGAGGCCGCCATGCAGGATCGTGA
- a CDS encoding DUF932 domain-containing protein, protein MKSGRSLVSLAQELERQLHSKKDLIVPSTLVRHATDDRGETRLVIEEGGGPVRYSVTPLARRQLADKLKIPYAYFERMREDQPALLDRNVNTWLQSEEERRMLRTLDGQVRAVLSDRYRRLDNFDLAESVLPILQQLPEVRFESVELTETRMYLKCITPRLKYEMAPGDVVQAGVVISNSEVGHGTLSVQPLLFRLVCSNGLIAADRSLRKTHVGRALSAEDEGITVYQDDTLRADDKAFFLKVRDVVQAAVSEATFRQTAQKLQKTLAIPLVGDPVKTVEVLAQRYTLNDTERAGVLRHLIAEGQLSGYGLVNAVTHYSQEVEDYDRATEFEALGGRLIDLPTHEWKGLAEAA, encoded by the coding sequence ATGAAAAGCGGACGTTCTCTCGTGAGCCTGGCCCAGGAACTGGAGCGCCAGCTGCACTCGAAGAAGGATTTGATCGTGCCCTCGACGCTGGTGCGCCATGCTACCGACGACCGGGGCGAGACCCGTCTCGTGATCGAGGAAGGCGGCGGCCCGGTACGCTACAGCGTCACCCCGCTGGCACGCCGGCAGCTGGCGGACAAGCTGAAAATTCCGTATGCCTACTTCGAGCGCATGCGTGAAGACCAGCCGGCCCTGCTCGACCGCAACGTCAACACCTGGCTGCAAAGCGAAGAAGAGCGGCGCATGCTGCGCACCCTCGACGGTCAGGTGCGTGCCGTGCTGTCGGATCGCTACCGGCGCCTGGACAACTTCGACTTGGCCGAGAGCGTGCTGCCCATCCTGCAGCAGTTGCCGGAAGTACGCTTCGAGTCGGTCGAGTTGACCGAAACACGCATGTACCTGAAATGCATCACGCCGCGCCTGAAGTACGAGATGGCGCCCGGCGACGTGGTGCAGGCCGGGGTGGTGATCTCGAACTCGGAGGTCGGCCACGGGACGTTGTCGGTGCAGCCCCTACTCTTCCGGCTCGTGTGCAGCAACGGCCTGATCGCCGCCGACCGCTCGCTGCGCAAGACCCACGTGGGCCGCGCGCTCAGCGCCGAGGATGAGGGCATCACGGTGTATCAGGACGACACCTTGCGCGCCGACGACAAGGCCTTTTTCCTGAAGGTGCGCGATGTGGTGCAGGCGGCAGTGTCGGAAGCGACCTTCCGCCAGACGGCGCAGAAGCTGCAGAAGACGCTCGCCATCCCGCTGGTGGGCGATCCGGTGAAGACGGTCGAGGTGCTGGCGCAGCGCTACACCTTGAACGACACCGAGCGCGCCGGCGTGCTACGACACCTGATCGCCGAAGGTCAGCTCTCGGGCTATGGCTTGGTCAATGCGGTCACGCATTACAGCCAGGAGGTCGAGGACTACGACCGCGCGACGGAGTTTGAAGCGCTGGGCGGCCGGCTGATCGACCTGCCGACCCATGAGTGGAAGGGGCTGGCGGAAGCTGCCTGA
- a CDS encoding toprim domain-containing protein, which produces MQDRDYAARIEAVKQRAHGHWTEILASLGVDERILKRRNLPCPLCGGTDRFQYTDKFGEGNYHCRQCGAGGGFKLLQAVLGVDFNTALRDVERCLGMMPATAPSRTDEPSAERMKKLAQRIWNEARPVTVGDEVDRYLSSRGLALPVYPKVLRFHPALGYYQKDAAGKSRKIAEYPAMVACIQGADDHAVTLHRTYLQNGGKLAALDAKKVLSAGINGAAVRLFEATEELAISEGIETGLALHLATGKPVWAGLNAGNLEKLWLPDMVRKVCIYADNDADGDFAGQAFAFALARRLKREEKTTGRREVRVFLPRQAGTDWADIWRQRLQAQAPRAA; this is translated from the coding sequence ATGCAGGATCGTGACTATGCGGCCCGCATCGAAGCGGTCAAGCAGCGTGCACATGGCCACTGGACCGAGATCCTAGCCAGTCTGGGCGTGGACGAGCGCATCTTGAAGCGCCGCAACCTGCCCTGCCCGCTGTGCGGCGGCACCGACCGCTTCCAGTACACCGACAAGTTCGGCGAGGGGAACTACCACTGCCGCCAGTGCGGCGCGGGCGGCGGCTTCAAGCTGCTGCAGGCGGTGCTGGGGGTGGATTTCAACACCGCGTTGCGCGACGTCGAGCGCTGTCTGGGGATGATGCCGGCGACGGCACCGTCCCGGACGGACGAACCCTCGGCCGAGCGCATGAAGAAGTTGGCCCAGCGCATCTGGAACGAAGCCCGGCCGGTGACGGTGGGCGACGAGGTGGATCGCTACCTGAGCAGCCGGGGCCTGGCGCTGCCGGTGTACCCGAAGGTGCTGCGCTTTCATCCAGCCCTCGGCTACTACCAGAAGGATGCCGCCGGCAAGTCGCGCAAGATCGCCGAGTACCCGGCGATGGTGGCCTGCATCCAGGGGGCGGATGACCATGCCGTGACGCTGCATCGGACCTATCTGCAGAACGGCGGCAAGCTCGCGGCCCTGGATGCGAAGAAGGTGCTCTCAGCCGGGATCAACGGCGCCGCGGTGCGTCTCTTCGAGGCGACCGAGGAACTGGCGATCAGCGAAGGCATCGAGACCGGCCTCGCCCTGCATCTGGCGACCGGCAAGCCGGTCTGGGCCGGGCTCAACGCCGGTAACCTGGAGAAGCTGTGGCTGCCCGACATGGTGCGCAAAGTCTGCATCTACGCGGACAACGACGCCGACGGCGACTTCGCCGGCCAGGCCTTCGCCTTCGCGCTGGCGCGTCGGTTGAAGCGCGAGGAGAAAACCACCGGTCGGCGCGAAGTGCGGGTGTTTCTGCCCAGGCAGGCCGGCACCGACTGGGCCGATATCTGGCGTCAGCGGCTGCAAGCCCAGGCGCCCCGCGCGGCATGA